A stretch of the Simiduia curdlanivorans genome encodes the following:
- the lptG gene encoding LPS export ABC transporter permease LptG: MRKLNSYIARTVLASIFVVFLVILALDVIAAVIDEIDNISRQYDFREAMIYVGLTLPTRIYNSIPLAALTGCLIGLGQLAGTSELVIMRAAGVSVTRIAWAVMKPVFFLILVAAALGEYVTPWTDQMAESRKAIAKGDRQQQEGQQGLWSREGEEFLHFNVVMPNGKMMGVTRYQYDDNQNLVSVSFAEAATYQGGYWLEEKGVITHLDPEAAEQEGKANTSTETFLTRRWDTNLSPDLVNVLVMPPRSLAIQTLYTYATYLDQHGQKSAPYWLAFWQKSLQPLATAGLVLIAISFIFGPLREVTMGYRVFTGVIVAIVFRMSQDLLGPSSIVFGFPPLLAVLIPIGICIAIGFWLLSRTR; the protein is encoded by the coding sequence ATGCGTAAATTAAATAGTTATATTGCGCGCACGGTATTGGCCTCCATCTTTGTGGTTTTTCTCGTTATTTTGGCGCTCGATGTTATTGCTGCAGTCATCGACGAAATCGATAACATTAGCCGCCAATACGATTTTCGCGAGGCGATGATTTACGTGGGGCTAACTTTGCCCACGCGCATTTACAACAGCATTCCACTGGCCGCCTTAACCGGCTGTTTAATTGGTTTGGGGCAGCTAGCCGGCACTAGCGAGCTGGTGATTATGCGCGCCGCGGGCGTGAGTGTTACACGCATTGCCTGGGCGGTGATGAAACCGGTATTTTTTCTTATTCTTGTTGCCGCGGCACTCGGCGAGTACGTCACCCCTTGGACCGATCAAATGGCCGAGAGCCGCAAGGCTATCGCCAAAGGCGATCGCCAGCAACAAGAGGGTCAGCAGGGTTTATGGAGCCGAGAGGGCGAAGAGTTTTTGCATTTTAATGTGGTGATGCCGAACGGCAAAATGATGGGGGTGACCCGCTACCAATACGATGATAATCAAAACTTGGTGTCGGTTAGTTTTGCCGAAGCGGCAACCTATCAGGGTGGCTATTGGCTGGAAGAGAAGGGCGTTATTACCCATCTAGATCCAGAGGCAGCCGAGCAAGAGGGTAAAGCCAATACCAGTACAGAAACTTTTTTGACGCGTCGCTGGGACACTAATTTGTCGCCCGACTTAGTTAATGTGTTGGTGATGCCGCCGCGCTCGCTCGCGATCCAAACGCTCTATACCTATGCCACTTACTTGGATCAACATGGGCAAAAGAGCGCCCCGTATTGGCTGGCATTTTGGCAAAAAAGTTTGCAGCCTTTGGCTACCGCTGGCTTGGTGCTGATTGCCATCTCGTTTATCTTTGGGCCGCTACGCGAAGTGACCATGGGCTACCGGGTGTTTACCGGTGTGATTGTCGCCATCGTATTTCGCATGAGCCAAGACTTGCTCGGCCCATCGAGTATTGTGTTTGGTTTTCCGCCATTGTTGGCGGTGTTAATACCTATCGGGATATGCATTGCCATTGGTTTTTGGTTGCTATCGCGAACCAGGTAA
- the lptF gene encoding LPS export ABC transporter permease LptF, translating into MIIFRYLAKEIVFTLLAVSGVLLLIFMSGTFVRYLGDAAAGDISPGALLAIMGYRLPAFLELILPLGTFIGVMLAYGRLYVESEMVVLSACGLSQRRLLAYTLLAASPVILAVSVLGLYISPKGVAAVEEILAEQKARGEFDLLQPEQFQPLNKGQGTFYTAAISKDKQDLSGVFIADVNPKTLLTHSESSVIRSDSGQQWFNEEFQRRYFVLGEGKRYAGVAGVADFQELTFESFGQLMQENLGQYRVKYRVEAEPTLDLWGATEPVRIAGLQWRISLPVLVIVVCLLAVPLSRTNPRQGRYLGMIPAILLYIIYLVALNAARDQVKLGKLDPVLGLWIVHLVFFSIALLLFNWGNLRRWIRHSLKAKKVEQVHA; encoded by the coding sequence GTGATCATTTTTCGATATTTAGCCAAAGAAATTGTCTTCACCCTCTTGGCTGTGAGTGGTGTTTTGTTGTTGATTTTTATGAGCGGCACTTTTGTGCGCTACCTCGGCGATGCCGCGGCTGGCGACATTTCTCCTGGTGCATTGCTGGCCATTATGGGTTATCGCCTGCCTGCCTTTCTGGAATTGATTCTACCGCTCGGGACGTTTATTGGTGTCATGTTGGCTTATGGGCGCCTCTATGTAGAGAGTGAAATGGTGGTGTTGTCGGCCTGCGGCTTGAGCCAGCGCCGGCTTCTAGCTTACACCTTACTCGCCGCGTCGCCGGTGATTCTGGCGGTTTCCGTACTCGGGCTTTATATCAGCCCGAAAGGTGTTGCCGCGGTGGAAGAAATTTTAGCCGAACAAAAGGCGCGAGGCGAGTTCGACCTGTTGCAGCCCGAGCAATTTCAGCCATTGAATAAAGGCCAGGGTACTTTCTACACGGCGGCGATTAGCAAGGATAAACAGGATTTGAGTGGTGTATTTATTGCCGACGTGAACCCAAAAACCTTATTAACCCACAGCGAATCTTCCGTGATTCGCTCCGACTCTGGCCAGCAGTGGTTCAACGAAGAGTTTCAGCGGCGCTACTTTGTGCTGGGTGAAGGTAAGCGCTATGCCGGCGTGGCAGGTGTGGCAGATTTTCAAGAGCTTACCTTTGAGAGCTTTGGTCAATTGATGCAAGAAAATTTGGGCCAATACCGGGTTAAGTACCGTGTTGAAGCAGAGCCGACGTTAGATTTATGGGGTGCGACGGAACCGGTTCGTATTGCTGGCCTGCAGTGGCGCATCAGCTTGCCGGTATTGGTGATTGTGGTGTGTTTACTCGCCGTACCCTTGTCTCGTACTAATCCAAGGCAGGGGCGCTATCTTGGGATGATTCCCGCGATACTTTTGTACATTATCTATTTGGTGGCGCTGAATGCGGCGCGCGATCAAGTAAAACTGGGCAAGCTTGATCCTGTTTTGGGTTTGTGGATAGTGCATTTGGTGTTTTTCAGTATTGCGCTCTTGTTATTCAATTGGGGAAATCTACGCCGTTGGATTCGCCATTCATTGAAGGCGAAAAAGGTGGAGCAGGTCCATGCGTAA
- a CDS encoding valine--tRNA ligase, which translates to MDKTYQPASIETQWYQTWETEGYFKPTGKGDPYCIMIPPPNVTGSLHMGHGFQESIMDCLIRYNRMKGKNTLWQVGTDHAGIATQMVVERLLDAQGISRHDLGRENFLEKVWEWKEESGGTITRQLRRLGASPDWSRERFTMDDGFYKAVQEVFIQLYKDGLIYRGKRLVNWDPKLHTAVSDLEVISEEEKGFLWHFRYPLASGEGHIVVATTRPETMLGDSAVAVHPEDERYKHLVGQMIKLPLTEREIPIIADDYVDKDFGTGCVKITPAHDFNDYEMGKRHNLPIINILTDDADLNQDVPEKYRGMERFAARKQIVADFEALGLLEKIDDHVLKVPRGDRTGVVIEPYLTDQWYVKTAPLAEQAIKAVEDGEIKFVPQQYENMYFSWMRDIQDWCISRQLWWGHRIPAWYDDEGNIFVGRDEAAVRAENNLGAEVNLRQDNDVLDTWFSSGLWTFGTLGWPENTEELKTFHPTDVLVTGFDIIFFWVARMIMLTLHFRKEIPFHTVYVHGLVRDSQGQKMSKSKGNVLDPIDLIDGIDLETLVAKRTAGLMQPHLREKIEKQTRKEFPEGINAYGTDALRYTYYSLASTGRDIKFDVGRIEGFRNFCNKIWNATNYVLMNCEDQDCGQNEAQDSASVAGGRTLEATTDYELSLADKWIISKLQITEKAVAEGIETYRLDLASQALYDFIWNEYCAWYLELSKPVLWDENASPAAKKGTRRTLIRVLETTLRLAHPMMPFITEEIWQKVKTLAGQTGDTIMHASFPVADDSKIDQQAIVDLEWIQKAVESVRNIRGEMSISPAKAIPLFVNKADAEEQRRINDNRAFFTKLANLESITLLDGEEAPMSATALLGKMELLVPMAGLIDKGAEIARLDKEIDKLEKEAERIESKLGNAKFVDKAPAEVVAKERERLAEVKEAAAQIQEQKARIATL; encoded by the coding sequence ATGGACAAGACTTACCAGCCCGCCAGTATCGAAACCCAGTGGTATCAAACATGGGAAACCGAAGGTTATTTTAAGCCCACCGGTAAAGGCGACCCCTACTGCATCATGATTCCGCCGCCGAATGTCACCGGCAGCCTGCACATGGGCCATGGCTTCCAAGAATCCATCATGGACTGCTTGATCCGCTACAACCGCATGAAAGGCAAAAACACCCTCTGGCAAGTGGGTACTGACCACGCCGGTATCGCCACCCAAATGGTGGTTGAACGCTTATTAGACGCCCAAGGCATTTCCCGGCACGATCTTGGCCGCGAAAATTTCCTCGAAAAAGTCTGGGAATGGAAAGAAGAATCCGGTGGCACCATTACCCGCCAGCTGCGTCGCTTAGGCGCTAGCCCCGACTGGTCGCGCGAGCGCTTCACCATGGACGACGGTTTCTATAAAGCCGTACAAGAAGTTTTTATTCAGCTATACAAAGATGGCCTGATTTATCGCGGTAAGCGTCTCGTCAACTGGGACCCAAAACTGCACACGGCCGTGTCTGATTTAGAAGTGATCAGCGAAGAAGAAAAAGGTTTCCTCTGGCATTTCCGCTACCCCCTCGCTTCGGGCGAAGGCCACATTGTGGTTGCCACCACGCGGCCAGAAACCATGCTCGGCGATAGCGCGGTTGCCGTGCACCCAGAGGACGAGCGCTACAAGCACCTCGTCGGCCAAATGATCAAACTGCCGCTCACCGAGCGTGAAATTCCCATCATCGCCGATGACTATGTGGATAAAGATTTCGGCACCGGTTGCGTTAAAATTACCCCCGCGCACGACTTTAACGATTACGAAATGGGCAAACGCCACAACTTGCCGATTATCAACATCCTCACCGACGATGCGGACCTAAACCAAGACGTGCCGGAGAAATACCGCGGTATGGAACGCTTCGCCGCGCGCAAGCAAATTGTTGCCGACTTCGAAGCGCTGGGTTTGCTGGAAAAAATTGACGACCACGTGTTAAAAGTACCGCGCGGCGATCGCACCGGCGTGGTAATCGAACCCTACTTAACCGACCAGTGGTATGTAAAAACCGCGCCCTTAGCCGAGCAAGCTATTAAAGCGGTGGAAGACGGCGAGATTAAATTCGTGCCGCAACAATACGAAAACATGTACTTCTCGTGGATGCGCGACATTCAAGACTGGTGTATCTCGCGCCAGCTTTGGTGGGGCCATCGCATCCCCGCTTGGTACGATGACGAAGGCAACATTTTTGTTGGCCGCGATGAAGCCGCCGTGCGCGCGGAAAATAACCTCGGCGCAGAAGTAAACTTGCGCCAAGACAACGACGTACTGGACACCTGGTTCAGCTCCGGCCTGTGGACCTTCGGCACCTTAGGTTGGCCCGAGAACACCGAAGAACTAAAAACCTTCCACCCCACCGATGTGTTGGTAACCGGCTTCGATATTATCTTCTTCTGGGTGGCACGCATGATTATGCTAACGCTGCACTTCAGAAAAGAAATTCCGTTTCACACAGTGTATGTACACGGCTTGGTGCGCGATAGCCAAGGCCAGAAGATGTCAAAATCCAAAGGCAATGTGCTAGATCCTATCGACTTGATCGACGGTATCGACTTAGAAACCTTAGTGGCCAAGCGCACCGCCGGTTTGATGCAGCCGCACCTACGGGAAAAAATCGAGAAGCAAACCCGCAAGGAATTCCCCGAGGGCATCAACGCCTACGGCACCGATGCCCTGCGCTACACCTACTACTCCCTCGCCTCCACCGGCCGCGACATTAAGTTTGATGTAGGCCGCATCGAAGGCTTCCGCAATTTCTGCAACAAAATTTGGAATGCCACCAATTACGTGTTGATGAACTGCGAAGACCAAGATTGCGGGCAAAACGAAGCGCAGGATAGCGCGAGTGTCGCGGGAGGCAGGACGCTGGAAGCGACCACCGATTACGAGCTGTCACTGGCCGACAAGTGGATCATCAGCAAGCTACAGATCACTGAAAAAGCCGTGGCCGAAGGCATAGAGACTTATCGTTTAGATTTGGCCTCGCAAGCGCTGTACGATTTCATCTGGAATGAATACTGTGCCTGGTACTTAGAATTATCTAAGCCCGTGCTATGGGATGAAAACGCCAGCCCAGCGGCTAAAAAAGGCACGCGCCGCACGCTGATTCGCGTATTGGAAACCACGCTGCGCCTAGCGCATCCAATGATGCCCTTTATCACCGAAGAAATTTGGCAAAAGGTGAAAACGCTGGCCGGTCAAACTGGCGACACCATCATGCACGCCAGCTTCCCAGTGGCAGATGACAGCAAAATCGATCAGCAGGCTATCGTCGATTTGGAATGGATTCAAAAGGCCGTAGAAAGCGTGCGCAACATTCGCGGCGAAATGAGCATTAGCCCGGCGAAAGCCATTCCCCTGTTCGTGAATAAAGCCGACGCCGAAGAGCAGCGCCGCATCAACGACAACCGCGCCTTCTTCACCAAGCTCGCGAACTTGGAGTCCATTACGCTGCTTGATGGCGAGGAGGCGCCGATGTCTGCCACAGCACTACTAGGCAAGATGGAATTACTCGTGCCTATGGCGGGTTTAATTGATAAAGGTGCCGAAATAGCACGTCTCGATAAAGAAATCGACAAACTCGAGAAAGAAGCCGAGCGCATTGAAAGCAAACTCGGTAACGCCAAGTTTGTCGACAAAGCACCGGCGGAAGTCGTGGCCAAAGAGCGCGAGCGGTTAGCGGAAGTGAAAGAAGCAGCAGCTCAAATACAGGAACAAAAGGCTCGCATTGCGACCCTGTAA
- a CDS encoding BLUF domain-containing protein — MKDMIRLVYASRSREREPNRLAMEMGKILRSSRANNGRVGVGGVLYFGNGYFFQCLEGDAQQVDGTFQRISADDRHSEVKILLRQVASGRQFERWSMKFVPSESAIQNYLKAEGLKEFDPFDFDEPQVRRLLQYLTMPVDEPTVAQSAPWWHKIPLLGGLFAR; from the coding sequence ATGAAAGACATGATTCGTTTGGTATACGCCAGCCGTTCGCGTGAGCGCGAGCCGAACCGCTTGGCAATGGAAATGGGCAAAATACTGCGTAGCTCGCGAGCGAACAATGGCCGTGTGGGTGTGGGCGGCGTTTTATATTTTGGCAATGGATATTTTTTCCAGTGTCTTGAGGGCGATGCGCAACAGGTAGACGGTACCTTCCAGCGTATTTCGGCCGACGATCGTCACAGCGAGGTGAAAATACTCCTGCGTCAAGTGGCGTCTGGTCGTCAATTTGAACGCTGGAGTATGAAGTTTGTACCGTCCGAAAGCGCCATTCAAAACTATTTGAAGGCAGAAGGGTTAAAGGAATTCGACCCCTTTGACTTTGATGAACCCCAGGTGCGCCGGTTATTACAGTATTTGACTATGCCTGTTGACGAGCCAACTGTTGCACAAAGCGCGCCTTGGTGGCACAAAATACCGCTGCTTGGTGGCTTGTTTGCGCGCTAG
- a CDS encoding cytochrome c3 family protein gives MIERIKRFWYVIRKPSVHYSLGALTVGGFLMGIIFWGGFNTAMELTNTEAFCTGCHEMRENVFAELKHTIHFTNRSGVRAKCSDCHVPHDWTYKIARKMQASKEVWGKIFGTINTREKFLEKRRELAEHEWARLKANNSLECRNCHEFDYMDFTRQSQRAANMHSTALASGEKTCIDCHKGIAHQLPDMSGVEGW, from the coding sequence TTGAACGAATCAAACGCTTTTGGTACGTAATTCGAAAACCTAGTGTTCACTACAGCTTAGGCGCACTGACTGTAGGAGGCTTTCTCATGGGTATTATTTTTTGGGGTGGATTCAATACCGCGATGGAACTCACTAATACAGAAGCCTTCTGTACAGGCTGCCACGAAATGCGCGAGAACGTTTTCGCAGAGCTCAAGCACACCATTCACTTTACCAATCGCTCAGGCGTACGAGCTAAGTGCTCAGATTGCCACGTACCACATGATTGGACCTATAAAATCGCCCGAAAAATGCAGGCCTCAAAGGAGGTCTGGGGGAAAATATTTGGCACTATTAACACCCGCGAAAAATTTCTTGAAAAACGCCGTGAATTAGCCGAGCACGAGTGGGCGAGACTAAAAGCCAACAACTCCCTCGAATGCCGTAATTGTCACGAGTTTGACTACATGGACTTCACTCGACAAAGCCAGCGAGCTGCTAACATGCATTCAACAGCGCTGGCTAGCGGAGAAAAAACCTGCATCGATTGCCATAAAGGCATAGCTCACCAGCTACCCGATATGTCTGGCGTAGAAGGCTGGTAA
- a CDS encoding EAL domain-containing protein, whose product MGETLAIYDRFSCANCLDKGSLAFDFTMAFQPIVNVEARQIFGYEALARGLNNESAYSIISQVTDENRYFFDQLCRVKAIALASKLQLGSMLSINFLPNAVYKPERCIRTTLEAAQKYGFSTDQIMFEFTEVEKIEDSNLVKRIVEYYKQSGFKTAIDDFGSGYSGLGLLADFQTNIIKFDMGLIRNIESDNTRQFIIKNCVNLFHDLNITPLAEGVETRAEMAWLRDSGVELMQGYYFAKPGFESLPPVNFSQI is encoded by the coding sequence ATGGGTGAAACCCTGGCTATTTACGATCGTTTTTCGTGTGCAAACTGCCTAGATAAGGGCAGCCTTGCTTTTGATTTTACCATGGCATTTCAACCGATTGTTAATGTCGAGGCTCGTCAAATATTTGGTTATGAGGCTTTGGCTAGGGGGTTGAATAATGAGTCTGCTTATTCGATTATCTCTCAGGTAACGGACGAGAATCGCTATTTTTTTGACCAGCTTTGCCGCGTTAAGGCGATTGCACTCGCTTCAAAATTACAGCTCGGCTCCATGCTCAGTATCAACTTTCTTCCCAATGCAGTTTATAAACCGGAGCGGTGTATTAGAACTACATTGGAAGCAGCGCAGAAATACGGGTTTTCAACAGATCAAATCATGTTTGAGTTCACGGAGGTTGAGAAAATTGAAGATAGCAACTTGGTTAAGCGTATTGTCGAATACTATAAGCAATCTGGTTTTAAAACGGCGATTGATGATTTTGGTTCGGGTTATTCTGGCTTAGGCCTGTTGGCAGATTTTCAAACAAATATTATAAAGTTTGATATGGGGTTGATCCGTAATATTGAATCGGATAACACGCGGCAATTTATTATAAAAAACTGTGTGAACTTATTTCATGATCTTAATATCACACCACTCGCGGAGGGTGTAGAAACGCGCGCCGAAATGGCGTGGCTTCGGGATTCGGGGGTCGAGTTAATGCAAGGCTATTACTTTGCTAAGCCGGGTTTTGAAAGCCTACCGCCGGTGAATTTTAGCCAAATTTAA
- a CDS encoding IS110 family transposase, with translation MSAQIIRFGIDIGKKLMVVHGVDCHEKTVLKKNFTRSKLLEYFSNLTQCEIGIESCGGSHFWARKLTEMGHEVRLISAKYVIPYRRKGKNDANDAEAICEAIG, from the coding sequence ATGAGCGCGCAAATAATCAGATTCGGTATTGATATTGGAAAAAAGCTAATGGTTGTTCATGGTGTTGACTGTCATGAAAAAACTGTTCTTAAGAAGAATTTTACCCGATCGAAATTATTAGAGTACTTTTCCAATTTAACTCAGTGTGAAATTGGAATTGAATCCTGCGGTGGTAGCCATTTTTGGGCCCGTAAGCTTACAGAAATGGGGCATGAAGTACGTTTGATATCAGCGAAATATGTGATCCCTTATCGGCGGAAAGGTAAGAACGATGCAAATGATGCTGAAGCTATCTGTGAAGCGATTGGCTGA
- a CDS encoding DNA polymerase III subunit chi, translating to MTKIDFLSSQEADAEARLRLVCRVAQKALRSGEEVFIACANAEQAALLDSLLWSFEPESFIPHANFTGEPAIQKAKAPVLLSHGEDCGEHHGVLINLRSPAPAFFSRFERLFELIVQTPEVLTETRTNWSYYKSRGYPLDLKHI from the coding sequence ATGACCAAGATAGATTTTCTATCCAGCCAGGAAGCCGATGCCGAGGCGCGCTTGCGCCTCGTGTGTCGGGTGGCGCAAAAGGCCCTGCGCAGCGGTGAGGAAGTCTTCATCGCCTGCGCCAATGCCGAACAAGCCGCGCTACTAGACAGCCTACTCTGGAGCTTTGAACCCGAGAGTTTTATCCCCCACGCCAACTTCACCGGCGAGCCTGCAATACAAAAGGCGAAGGCCCCCGTGCTGCTAAGCCACGGCGAAGATTGCGGCGAGCACCACGGCGTGCTGATTAATTTACGCAGCCCAGCACCGGCGTTCTTCTCCCGCTTCGAGCGTTTGTTTGAGCTCATCGTGCAAACACCCGAGGTTTTAACGGAAACCCGAACCAACTGGAGCTATTACAAAAGCCGAGGCTATCCGTTAGACTTAAAACATATTTAA
- a CDS encoding lactoylglutathione lyase family protein, with translation MTSTYPRNFSHIGISVPDLEAAVKFYTEVMGWYLIMKPTEIVEDDSPIGEMCTDVFGQNWEKFRIAHLSTGDRIGVELFEFKGQVNPENNFEYWKTGVFHFCVQDPNVEELAERIVAAGGKKRMPKPRYYYPGRKPYRMIYMEDPFGNILEIYSHSYELIYSEGAY, from the coding sequence ATGACCAGCACCTACCCACGTAACTTTTCCCACATTGGCATTTCCGTGCCCGACCTTGAGGCGGCAGTGAAGTTTTACACCGAGGTGATGGGCTGGTACCTCATCATGAAGCCCACAGAGATAGTCGAAGACGACAGCCCCATTGGCGAAATGTGCACCGATGTGTTCGGCCAGAACTGGGAAAAGTTTCGTATCGCGCACCTTTCCACCGGCGACCGTATCGGCGTTGAACTGTTCGAGTTTAAGGGGCAGGTGAACCCTGAAAATAATTTCGAATATTGGAAAACAGGTGTGTTTCACTTTTGCGTGCAAGACCCCAATGTTGAAGAGCTGGCCGAGCGTATCGTTGCAGCCGGCGGCAAGAAGCGGATGCCGAAACCCCGCTATTACTACCCAGGTCGTAAACCTTACCGCATGATCTATATGGAAGATCCGTTCGGCAATATTTTAGAAATTTATAGCCACAGCTATGAGCTTATATACAGCGAAGGCGCCTACTAA
- a CDS encoding leucyl aminopeptidase yields the protein MKFSAKQFDLISHKTPCLVIGLFEGELTDAAKAIDSACNNVISALVKRKDLTGKNGQTLLIPTVEGIAAERLMVVGLGKAKELNADTLRKALVKLADSLKAGVAKSASVALGELADIGPEQEARILAECIGLATYQYSATKGKKPDAIALTSIECHATDKKTASAKDKALEIGAAIAEGSNVTRELGNLPANICTPTYLADQAKALAKNHSSLKTTILETADMKKLGMGSLLSVAAGSDQPPKLIVMEYNGGKAGAKPLVLVGKGVTFDTGGISLKPGEGMDEMKYDMCGAASVFGTLNAVLRLKLAINLVCIVPATENMPNGHATKPGDVVTSMSGQTIEVLNTDAEGRLILCDALTYAERFKPKAVIDIATLTGACVIALGHHATGLYANQQELADKLLNAGIKAADKAWQMPLWDEYQSQLDSNFADIANIGGRPGGSVTAACFLSRFTKAYHWAHLDIAGTAWKSGAAKGATGRPVPLLTQFLLDQAGK from the coding sequence ATGAAATTTTCAGCCAAGCAGTTCGACCTTATTAGCCACAAAACACCCTGTTTAGTTATTGGCCTGTTTGAAGGCGAACTGACCGATGCCGCCAAGGCCATCGACAGCGCCTGCAACAACGTCATCAGCGCGCTGGTTAAGCGCAAAGACCTGACCGGCAAAAATGGTCAAACCCTGCTGATTCCCACCGTGGAAGGCATTGCCGCCGAGCGCTTAATGGTGGTAGGCCTAGGTAAAGCCAAAGAACTGAATGCCGACACACTGCGCAAGGCGTTGGTTAAATTAGCCGATAGCTTAAAAGCCGGCGTCGCGAAAAGCGCCAGTGTCGCACTTGGCGAGCTAGCAGATATAGGCCCAGAGCAGGAAGCGCGCATATTGGCGGAGTGCATCGGCCTTGCCACCTATCAATACAGCGCCACCAAGGGCAAGAAGCCAGATGCTATCGCCTTGACATCCATCGAGTGCCACGCCACCGATAAGAAAACCGCAAGCGCCAAAGATAAAGCCTTAGAAATTGGCGCCGCCATTGCCGAGGGCAGCAATGTCACCCGCGAACTCGGCAACCTGCCGGCCAACATTTGCACGCCGACCTATTTAGCCGACCAAGCTAAGGCCTTAGCCAAAAACCACAGCAGCTTAAAAACCACCATATTAGAAACCGCCGACATGAAAAAGCTCGGCATGGGTTCGCTCCTGTCAGTGGCCGCGGGTTCAGATCAGCCGCCGAAATTAATCGTGATGGAATACAACGGCGGTAAAGCCGGTGCCAAACCGCTGGTACTCGTCGGTAAAGGCGTGACCTTCGATACCGGCGGCATCAGCCTTAAACCCGGCGAAGGCATGGATGAAATGAAATACGACATGTGCGGTGCCGCCAGCGTGTTCGGCACCCTCAACGCCGTATTGCGCTTAAAGCTCGCCATCAACTTGGTGTGCATCGTACCGGCTACCGAAAACATGCCCAATGGCCACGCCACTAAGCCCGGCGATGTGGTCACCTCCATGTCCGGTCAAACCATTGAAGTGTTAAATACCGACGCTGAAGGCCGGCTGATTCTGTGCGATGCCCTCACCTACGCCGAGCGCTTTAAACCCAAGGCCGTTATCGATATCGCCACCCTCACCGGTGCCTGCGTGATTGCCTTGGGCCACCACGCCACCGGGCTTTACGCCAATCAACAAGAGCTGGCCGACAAACTCTTAAACGCCGGTATCAAAGCCGCCGACAAAGCCTGGCAAATGCCCCTTTGGGACGAATATCAGAGCCAGTTAGACTCAAACTTCGCCGATATCGCCAACATTGGTGGTCGTCCCGGTGGCAGTGTCACCGCCGCCTGCTTCCTGTCGCGCTTCACCAAAGCCTACCACTGGGCCCACTTAGACATTGCCGGCACGGCTTGGAAATCGGGTGCAGCAAAAGGTGCCACCGGCCGCCCTGTGCCATTATTGACCCAGTTTTTGCTCGATCAGGCGGGTAAATGA
- a CDS encoding LysR family transcriptional regulator — MINPVWLRSFCTLVDVGHFTRTAERLNMTQSGVSQHIHKLEQQLGRPLLVREGKSFTLTSAGERLYHEGRALLLSLKNIEQRIGADPSHEGIVKIASPGSVGLKLYPYLLGLQQRHPGLVIDYRFAPNRDIEQLIAEHKVDVGLMTSASTLAEVNLRPLAEEALLLVTPLSVIEPSWENLLALGFIDHPDGAYHAGQLLSVNYPEFQHCEQFKKSGFSNQIHLILEPVCRGIGFTVLPSHAVGAFKHQEKINLHHLPRPVHETLYIGLHRNKFTPNRVSTVISATEKCLKDSDVQ, encoded by the coding sequence ATGATTAATCCTGTCTGGCTGCGTAGCTTCTGTACCTTGGTGGACGTCGGTCATTTTACCCGCACCGCAGAAAGGCTAAATATGACCCAATCTGGGGTTAGTCAGCACATCCATAAGCTTGAGCAGCAGTTAGGTCGGCCCTTACTGGTTCGCGAAGGTAAAAGTTTTACCCTAACTAGCGCCGGCGAGCGCCTCTACCACGAGGGGCGCGCGCTGTTGCTTTCTTTAAAAAACATTGAGCAGCGCATAGGAGCAGACCCCAGTCACGAAGGTATTGTAAAAATTGCCTCGCCCGGTAGCGTTGGGCTTAAGCTTTATCCTTATCTGCTGGGTCTACAGCAGCGTCATCCGGGGCTGGTGATTGACTATCGCTTCGCACCAAATCGCGATATCGAGCAGCTTATTGCCGAACATAAAGTGGATGTTGGTTTGATGACCAGCGCCTCCACCTTGGCTGAGGTAAATCTTAGGCCACTTGCCGAAGAGGCGTTGCTGTTGGTAACGCCATTATCGGTAATAGAGCCGAGTTGGGAAAATTTGCTAGCATTGGGTTTTATAGATCACCCCGATGGCGCTTATCATGCGGGCCAATTGCTGAGTGTGAACTACCCCGAATTCCAACATTGTGAGCAGTTCAAAAAATCAGGTTTTTCCAATCAAATTCATCTCATTTTAGAGCCAGTGTGCAGGGGGATTGGTTTTACTGTGCTGCCTAGCCACGCCGTGGGTGCATTTAAGCACCAAGAAAAAATTAACCTACATCATTTACCTAGGCCTGTTCACGAGACGCTGTATATCGGTTTGCATCGAAATAAGTTCACACCCAACCGAGTTAGCACCGTGATATCCGCAACGGAAAAGTGCCTTAAAGATAGTGATGTTCAGTAA